In Dyadobacter sp. NIV53, a single window of DNA contains:
- a CDS encoding ABC transporter permease codes for MLKNYFKIAWRNLVHSKAFSAINILGLALGMASALFIFLWIKDELSIGWQYDNAAHIYRIMEREYTDGKVVADDDTPGILADEIKRQFPEVTYAAGFSWNESHLISAGNKSARQGGCYAGADWFNIYSIPLLAGTTATALSTPNGIAISKKLAETYFGNPQKALGKSVRFDNYNDFQVTAVFENLPANSLDKYEFLLSWQYFLYKQPWAKDWTNAGPKTRLLLRSDANPDQFNAKLKWFLKGRNTDFSKTFFINLFLQPETEAYLYSSFKDGFRNGGRIDYVQLLAIVAGFLLLIAVINFMNLATARSAKRAKEVGVRKVVGAGQASLIGQFMSEAILLTFIALVLAFVLVLFLLPVFNQLTDKQLYLPFGQPTFWAIILGLLIITGILSGSYPALFLAALNPLNVLKGSVATSRLNSGTHLFRRGLVVFQFVMSMLLIVGTVVVYQQLRYVQNKNLGYDRENLLLIASEGELPQKYPVFKQELLQMSGIQSVTHSYANPLGNGSTTEGVSWTGKDPNAAISFNNTAVGYDYGKTMKIKFIGGRDFSPDFGTDSTNYLINEAAAKRIGYKDPVGQPLTFWNKPGKIIGLIEDFHFNSLHEPIRPLIIRKADGYYGNILIRTQPGQTKQALASMEALYQKFNPKFPFSYSFVDNEYQNIYRSENVVGTLSTIFALLAIFIACLGLFGLAAFTAEQRVKEIGVRKVLGASVAGIVALLSKDFLKLVFIAIIIASPIAWYVMNQWLRNYAYKIEIGWWVFVLAGFLSMGIALLTISFQSIKAALTNPIKSLKSD; via the coding sequence ATGTTAAAAAATTATTTCAAAATCGCCTGGCGAAATCTGGTTCATAGCAAAGCCTTTTCTGCGATTAACATTCTGGGGCTTGCTTTGGGCATGGCTTCGGCATTGTTTATTTTTCTTTGGATAAAAGATGAGCTGAGTATTGGGTGGCAGTACGATAATGCAGCCCATATTTACCGGATCATGGAACGGGAATATACCGACGGTAAAGTTGTAGCAGATGACGATACACCGGGTATTTTAGCCGATGAAATTAAAAGACAGTTTCCCGAAGTAACGTATGCAGCAGGGTTTTCCTGGAATGAAAGCCATTTGATAAGTGCTGGTAATAAATCTGCAAGGCAGGGCGGGTGTTATGCCGGTGCCGACTGGTTTAATATTTACAGTATTCCGCTTTTGGCGGGTACAACTGCAACGGCCCTCAGTACTCCAAATGGTATTGCCATTTCGAAAAAACTGGCTGAAACTTACTTTGGTAATCCGCAAAAGGCATTGGGGAAATCGGTCAGGTTTGATAATTACAATGATTTTCAGGTAACTGCCGTTTTTGAAAACCTTCCTGCCAATTCACTGGATAAATACGAGTTTCTGCTCAGCTGGCAATATTTTCTGTACAAACAGCCCTGGGCGAAAGATTGGACCAATGCAGGGCCAAAAACCCGGTTGCTACTTCGCTCCGATGCAAATCCGGATCAGTTTAATGCCAAATTAAAATGGTTTCTGAAAGGCCGTAATACAGATTTTAGTAAAACTTTTTTCATCAATCTTTTTTTACAGCCCGAAACTGAGGCATATCTTTATTCCAGTTTCAAAGATGGTTTCAGAAATGGCGGACGAATTGATTATGTACAATTACTGGCCATTGTAGCTGGCTTTTTGTTATTGATCGCAGTAATTAATTTTATGAACCTGGCTACTGCACGATCAGCAAAACGTGCAAAAGAGGTAGGTGTCAGAAAAGTGGTAGGTGCCGGACAGGCGTCTCTGATCGGACAGTTTATGAGCGAAGCTATTTTGCTTACTTTCATTGCATTGGTGCTTGCCTTTGTTTTGGTGCTGTTCCTTCTGCCGGTCTTTAATCAATTAACTGACAAACAACTTTATTTGCCGTTCGGGCAACCTACTTTTTGGGCAATTATATTGGGTTTGCTGATAATAACCGGCATTTTATCAGGAAGTTACCCGGCTCTTTTTCTTGCGGCTCTTAATCCGTTAAATGTTTTGAAAGGAAGTGTGGCAACATCCAGGTTAAATTCTGGCACCCACTTATTCCGGCGTGGACTGGTTGTTTTCCAGTTTGTAATGTCCATGCTGCTGATTGTAGGTACTGTAGTGGTTTACCAGCAGCTCCGTTATGTACAGAATAAAAATCTTGGCTACGACCGGGAGAATCTGCTCCTCATTGCTTCGGAAGGAGAATTACCTCAAAAATATCCTGTATTCAAGCAGGAATTATTACAAATGAGCGGTATTCAGTCGGTTACACATTCGTATGCTAATCCTTTGGGTAATGGCAGTACCACAGAAGGTGTATCCTGGACAGGCAAAGATCCTAATGCAGCCATTTCGTTTAACAATACGGCAGTGGGTTACGATTATGGTAAAACAATGAAAATTAAATTTATTGGAGGCCGTGATTTTTCACCGGATTTTGGCACCGATTCTACCAATTATCTCATTAACGAGGCTGCTGCAAAAAGAATTGGCTACAAAGATCCTGTTGGTCAGCCACTTACTTTTTGGAATAAACCGGGAAAGATCATAGGATTGATTGAAGATTTTCATTTTAACTCGCTGCACGAACCGATAAGGCCGTTAATTATCCGCAAAGCGGACGGATATTATGGAAATATCCTGATCAGAACCCAGCCCGGGCAAACGAAACAGGCATTGGCAAGTATGGAAGCGCTTTATCAGAAATTCAATCCGAAATTTCCTTTTTCCTATTCCTTTGTGGACAATGAATACCAGAATATATACAGAAGTGAAAATGTTGTCGGAACACTTTCGACCATTTTTGCGCTTCTGGCGATTTTTATTGCTTGTCTGGGTTTATTTGGCCTTGCCGCATTTACCGCAGAACAGCGTGTAAAAGAAATTGGTGTCCGAAAAGTGCTTGGTGCTTCAGTAGCCGGTATTGTGGCATTATTATCGAAAGATTTTCTGAAACTGGTTTTTATTGCAATCATTATAGCCTCGCCAATTGCATGGTACGTAATGAACCAATGGCTGCGGAATTATGCATATAAAATTGAAATCGGCTGGTGGGTATTTGTGCTGGCGGGATTTTTGTCAATGGGAATTGCGCTGTTAACGATAAGTTTTCAAAGTATTAAAGCTGCACTGACAAACCCAATAAAAAGCCTGAAAAGTGATTAG
- a CDS encoding ABC transporter permease, translating into MLKNYFKIAFRNLRSGGWYSALNIGGLGVVLAVSLLLFWWVKDELSFDSFHQDADRIYRVNSHFGKGEDENTFSDTPPPVAILASKSIPGVRSALRIGTYRSSIFRIGNKSFKEKSEIAFTDENFLDFFSGFKVLYGDRKNPFPTTTSVILTEELAQRFFGVSDATGKYFTSVEDNQTFTVGAVIANIPDNSSLRYKMYIPMRVNEQAYKAGKKWKTLDENWGIYDFETYLKLDDDIDPVSVAGKITSIKKAVRLKNEDEMDYQLQPLLQLHLYTPEGKNSGMQQVNILGLIAFLLLSIGCINYVNLTTARATRRNKEVGIRKIVGAHSQQLAGQLLVESLLTLSLSLIVSIILIQVLLPFYKNITGKTGDFSLLDMNVWLVLLSALVLTVLLAGIYPAMMVAGFSPIQALRGRSLQHGNSGLRKGLVITQFALTTMLISSTFIIGSQLRYIRDLDSGISREYVFSFDGKGFSSQFKQALSYEPDIKSVSTSTESPVNVMTGTTAVEWDGKDANRMLVFALMSIDEEFIPDFKIKVIEGKNFDGSPSDSIHFILNEMAVKQAGITNPVGKRLKFEGREGTITGVVKDFHITSIHETIWPLVINSLPKNNNLVHVRTTGQSAAKAVAAAEKLWKKLVPGYPFEYIFLDEAYNNLYKAEQQTGDLFNFFAGIAVIISCLGLLGLVSFTAEQRTKEIGIRKVLGASVLNITTLLSADFVKLVIIAILIALPVAWYAMDIWLNDFAYKVTIQWWTFVFAGLFAVVTALITVSFQSIKAALKDPVKSLRSE; encoded by the coding sequence ATGCTAAAAAACTATTTCAAAATTGCTTTTCGGAATCTGAGGTCTGGCGGTTGGTATTCAGCTTTGAATATTGGCGGGCTGGGTGTGGTGCTGGCAGTTAGTTTATTGCTTTTCTGGTGGGTGAAGGATGAGCTAAGTTTTGATAGTTTTCATCAGGATGCAGACAGGATTTATCGTGTCAACTCACATTTTGGCAAAGGAGAAGATGAAAATACTTTTTCCGATACACCGCCTCCTGTTGCAATTCTGGCAAGTAAATCAATTCCCGGTGTCAGATCAGCCTTGCGCATTGGTACTTATCGTTCGAGTATTTTTCGTATCGGAAACAAATCGTTTAAAGAAAAAAGTGAAATAGCCTTTACGGACGAAAATTTTTTAGATTTTTTTAGTGGTTTCAAAGTTCTCTATGGTGATCGTAAAAACCCTTTCCCGACCACAACTTCAGTAATACTGACAGAAGAATTGGCGCAAAGATTTTTCGGGGTTTCTGATGCAACAGGCAAATATTTTACGAGTGTAGAAGATAACCAGACTTTTACTGTTGGCGCTGTAATCGCAAATATTCCTGATAATTCTTCACTCCGGTATAAGATGTATATCCCCATGCGTGTGAACGAGCAAGCGTATAAAGCCGGGAAAAAATGGAAAACGCTGGATGAAAATTGGGGGATTTATGATTTTGAAACTTATCTTAAACTGGATGACGATATAGACCCGGTAAGCGTTGCGGGTAAAATAACTTCGATTAAAAAAGCAGTACGGTTAAAAAATGAGGACGAAATGGATTACCAGCTTCAACCTCTATTACAATTACACCTTTATACACCGGAAGGTAAGAATTCGGGTATGCAGCAGGTCAATATTCTGGGGCTGATTGCATTTTTGCTTTTAAGTATCGGCTGCATCAATTATGTAAATCTTACCACTGCCCGGGCAACCCGCCGGAATAAGGAAGTCGGCATTCGTAAGATTGTTGGTGCTCATTCACAGCAGCTTGCAGGGCAATTACTGGTGGAATCTCTGCTGACTTTAAGTTTGTCTCTGATCGTTTCCATCATTCTGATCCAGGTCCTTTTACCTTTTTATAAAAATATTACAGGTAAAACCGGTGATTTTTCCTTGCTGGATATGAATGTGTGGCTGGTTTTGCTGAGTGCACTGGTGCTTACTGTTTTATTGGCAGGTATTTATCCGGCAATGATGGTAGCCGGTTTCAGTCCTATTCAGGCGTTACGAGGGCGCTCGTTGCAGCATGGGAATTCGGGTTTAAGAAAAGGATTGGTTATCACCCAGTTTGCATTGACAACGATGCTGATCAGCAGCACGTTTATCATTGGCAGCCAGCTTCGTTACATTCGTGACCTTGATTCCGGAATCAGCCGGGAGTATGTTTTCTCTTTTGACGGAAAAGGGTTTTCTTCACAATTCAAGCAGGCATTGTCTTATGAGCCGGATATAAAAAGTGTAAGCACCTCCACTGAAAGTCCTGTCAATGTAATGACCGGAACCACTGCCGTAGAATGGGATGGCAAGGACGCTAATCGAATGCTGGTTTTTGCCCTTATGAGCATCGACGAAGAATTTATTCCGGATTTCAAAATTAAGGTGATAGAAGGAAAGAATTTTGACGGAAGCCCTTCCGATTCCATTCATTTTATACTGAATGAAATGGCTGTGAAACAAGCCGGAATTACGAACCCTGTTGGCAAGAGGTTAAAATTTGAAGGCAGGGAAGGTACTATAACAGGTGTTGTTAAAGATTTTCATATCACCTCTATTCATGAAACGATTTGGCCACTGGTTATTAATAGTCTGCCAAAAAACAACAACCTCGTACATGTTCGTACTACGGGCCAATCAGCTGCAAAGGCAGTAGCTGCTGCCGAAAAATTATGGAAAAAACTGGTGCCGGGATATCCTTTCGAATATATCTTTCTCGATGAAGCCTATAATAATCTCTACAAAGCAGAACAGCAGACTGGTGATTTATTCAATTTTTTTGCAGGAATAGCTGTCATTATTTCGTGCCTCGGGCTTTTAGGCCTTGTCTCTTTTACCGCAGAACAGCGAACAAAGGAAATAGGGATCCGAAAAGTATTGGGAGCCAGTGTTTTAAATATTACAACATTACTTTCAGCTGATTTTGTAAAACTGGTTATCATCGCCATCCTGATCGCACTGCCAGTTGCGTGGTACGCAATGGATATCTGGCTAAACGATTTCGCATACAAAGTTACAATCCAGTGGTGGACGTTTGTCTTTGCCGGACTGTTTGCAGTGGTTACTGCTTTGATCACTGTGAGTTTCCAAAGTATTAAAGCAGCTTTAAAAGATCCGGTGAAAAGCCTTAGGAGTGAATAA
- a CDS encoding ABC transporter permease, with the protein MIRNYFKIAFRALLRDKSYAFINVAGLAIGLAACIVIFLIVQNELSYDSFHKKAEHTYRVTVHGLDYNPSVSFAIAPVFRNDFPEAEAVSQYYYQRSGLLKVGEERYNEESYAFADEYFPKIFDFDWLQGDPKTALKEPNTIVLTESIAKKYFGDTDAMGKVIKLDNTSDLRVTGIIRDLPSNTHLLFNFLVSWETLRKSVETTNFWSISGGFLYVALPANLSGESASARLPSFIKKNWGDDIAKNTELILQPLRDIHFDQRYLTQTSMPRSKQTIYGLAGIAIFIILTACINFVNLATAQSLRRSKEVGIRKTLGAYRKQLIAQVMGETTLLVGFAVVFALVAVWFFLPLTKSLLNIRIEHSQLLNSEVIIAIAGITLTTILIAGLYPALIQSGFQPIKALKSGVSDQSGGNSFFRKGLVVVQFAITQILIVGTVIVGSQMDYFLNQDMGFEKDAVVTFPTGDKREVLSQKLIDNPGVEHVSFASGGPVYNSNFAPFSSPESGMTETDVTELKFVDENYIPMYKLQLLSGEPVTIIVRKDSVPSVVVNETLIRRLGIQDPEKAVGKRILIGNGPVIIKGVVHDFQSESKHGKIRACILAYNPDLFWQASVKLRPENMRNTLASINKDWSGLYSESLFTYEFVEEHIAKLYLQESKMYNAFKIFSAIAIVIGCLGLYGLVSLMAVQKTKEIGIRKVLGASIPGIVVLFFRQFIWLIVVAFVVAAPLAWFAMDKWLQEFAYHINIGPGIFVVSIVVTFLIAGLTISYQSIKAALLDPVKSLKTE; encoded by the coding sequence ATGATTCGTAACTATTTCAAAATCGCATTCAGGGCATTACTCCGGGATAAGAGTTATGCATTTATTAATGTTGCAGGTTTGGCAATTGGCCTGGCAGCGTGTATTGTTATTTTCTTAATTGTTCAAAATGAACTGAGCTACGATAGTTTTCACAAAAAAGCGGAACATACCTACCGCGTAACCGTGCATGGCCTGGACTATAACCCAAGTGTTTCCTTTGCCATTGCACCTGTATTCCGAAACGATTTTCCGGAAGCCGAAGCAGTTTCCCAATATTACTATCAGCGAAGTGGATTGCTAAAAGTGGGGGAGGAGCGTTACAATGAAGAAAGTTATGCTTTTGCGGACGAATATTTTCCAAAGATTTTTGATTTTGACTGGCTTCAGGGCGATCCTAAAACAGCATTAAAAGAACCGAATACAATAGTATTGACAGAAAGTATTGCTAAGAAATATTTTGGTGATACCGATGCGATGGGTAAAGTAATTAAGCTTGATAATACGAGTGATCTGCGCGTAACGGGCATTATCAGGGATCTTCCGTCGAATACGCATTTGCTGTTTAACTTCTTAGTTTCGTGGGAAACGCTACGGAAAAGTGTTGAAACAACTAACTTTTGGTCTATTTCCGGTGGTTTCCTTTATGTAGCATTACCTGCAAATCTTTCGGGTGAAAGTGCATCCGCACGTTTGCCTTCATTTATTAAAAAGAACTGGGGTGATGATATTGCCAAAAACACGGAACTGATTCTCCAGCCACTCAGAGACATACACTTTGATCAGCGCTATCTTACCCAGACCAGTATGCCAAGATCGAAGCAAACCATTTATGGACTGGCAGGAATTGCGATTTTTATCATTTTAACGGCATGTATCAATTTTGTAAATCTGGCAACCGCCCAGTCTTTACGACGGTCGAAAGAAGTTGGAATACGTAAAACATTAGGTGCCTATCGCAAACAACTGATCGCTCAGGTCATGGGTGAAACAACTTTGCTGGTTGGTTTTGCGGTTGTTTTTGCCTTGGTGGCGGTCTGGTTTTTTCTTCCTTTGACCAAATCATTATTAAATATCAGAATTGAGCATTCCCAGCTCTTAAATTCAGAAGTAATAATTGCCATTGCAGGTATTACCCTTACAACCATCCTGATTGCCGGCTTGTACCCGGCTTTGATCCAATCGGGATTTCAGCCAATAAAAGCGTTGAAATCAGGTGTTTCAGATCAATCAGGAGGTAATTCATTTTTTCGGAAAGGTTTGGTTGTCGTACAGTTTGCTATTACCCAGATACTGATTGTGGGAACAGTCATAGTAGGCAGTCAGATGGATTACTTTTTGAATCAGGATATGGGTTTTGAAAAAGATGCTGTGGTAACTTTTCCAACCGGTGATAAAAGGGAAGTTTTAAGCCAGAAATTGATTGATAATCCGGGAGTTGAGCATGTAAGTTTTGCTTCCGGCGGACCTGTCTATAATTCTAATTTTGCTCCGTTCTCCTCACCCGAATCAGGAATGACCGAAACAGATGTAACGGAATTGAAGTTTGTGGATGAAAATTATATTCCCATGTATAAGCTGCAACTTCTTTCGGGTGAGCCTGTTACCATAATTGTCAGGAAGGATTCTGTTCCAAGTGTAGTTGTGAATGAAACCCTGATCAGACGGCTGGGAATACAGGATCCGGAAAAAGCAGTCGGGAAAAGAATATTGATTGGAAATGGTCCTGTAATAATTAAAGGCGTGGTACACGATTTTCAGAGTGAATCAAAACACGGCAAAATAAGGGCTTGTATTTTGGCTTACAATCCGGATTTATTCTGGCAGGCAAGTGTAAAACTCCGCCCGGAAAATATGCGTAATACACTCGCTTCAATCAATAAAGACTGGTCTGGATTATATTCTGAATCTTTATTTACGTATGAGTTTGTAGAGGAGCACATTGCAAAATTGTATTTGCAGGAAAGCAAAATGTACAATGCATTCAAAATCTTTTCGGCCATTGCCATCGTGATCGGCTGTTTGGGATTGTATGGATTGGTTTCATTAATGGCCGTACAAAAAACCAAAGAAATTGGAATCCGGAAAGTTTTGGGTGCTTCCATTCCCGGTATTGTTGTGCTTTTTTTTAGACAGTTTATCTGGCTTATTGTCGTTGCTTTCGTTGTGGCAGCACCTTTGGCGTGGTTTGCTATGGATAAATGGTTGCAGGAATTTGCTTACCATATCAATATCGGACCCGGGATTTTTGTGGTTTCAATCGTTGTGACGTTCCTCATTGCCGGTCTTACGATCAGTTATCAAAGTATCAAAGCAGCTTTGTTAGATCCTGTGAAATCGTTAAAAACCGAGTAG
- a CDS encoding DUF6249 domain-containing protein, with amino-acid sequence MSGLDDFKHIIISVASIAAIFGILYVFLMTRYKERMAMIEKNVGASLFVSKDNGVSPTLKFGMLFVGIALGILMASVAHTYTDLSMGIALLSMIFLFGGTSLILNFIIERKLGKKE; translated from the coding sequence ATGTCAGGGTTAGATGATTTTAAACACATAATTATTTCCGTTGCCTCTATTGCGGCAATTTTTGGGATTCTTTATGTATTCCTGATGACGCGTTATAAAGAACGCATGGCCATGATTGAAAAAAATGTCGGTGCTTCCTTGTTTGTAAGTAAAGATAACGGAGTCTCACCAACCCTTAAATTCGGAATGTTATTTGTGGGTATTGCATTAGGAATATTGATGGCAAGTGTGGCTCATACTTACACAGATCTAAGCATGGGCATTGCGCTGTTATCCATGATTTTTCTCTTTGGCGGAACAAGTCTGATCCTGAATTTTATTATTGAGAGAAAACTGGGAAAGAAAGAATAA
- a CDS encoding ABC transporter permease: protein MLKNYLKIALRNLVKNKGYSAINIGGLAVGMAVAMLIGLWIYDELSFNKSFSNYSRIAQVTEQGIEKDGKRYSNNSLPYPLANELKVNYRQYFEHILLAYQPEEYILTSGETVLTRKGEFIEAGAPEMLTLNMLKGTRAGLKDPHSILLSASAATALFGDSDPIDKPIRINKDIEAKVTGVYEDLPHNSEFHDIKFLAPFDLYTITNPWVKEQQWDNWFLSIYAQIKPGEDFGNVSRLIKDIEINHIKNLTGSKEQIAKKPQIALLPMSRWHLYGGYYMSDTGPVRMVWLIGLIGAFVLLLACINFMNLSTARSIKRAKEVGIRKAIGSQRGQLAGQFLSESFLIVILSLLLSIILVIFSLTWFNGIAGKQLIIPCTNFYFWLTTSGFIILTGFLAGSYPAIYLSSFQPVKVLKGTITMGRFAAIPRKVLIVLQFTVSVTLIIGTLLVYRQIQFAKNRPVGYNKESLLLVEKKTADFKDKYELLRNELKNTGVVSEVAQSRSSATGITMWNGGFSRNGSAFDCPTGCGTLPVSIEYGNTIGWQFKAGRDFGNAFATDSAGFIINESFARLIGLKNPVGESIVWGPGHRKPKTYTILGVVKDMVALSPYEATVPTVFFLEDNYTWINIRLDPSITVREALPKIEAVFKKIIPAVPFDYRFADQEYAAKFAAEERIGKLASFLTILAVFISCLGLFGLASFTAEQRVKEIGIRKVLGASVANLWALLSGDFVLLVVISCLISIPIAYYFLNDWLLKYQYRTEMSWWIFAAAGFGAMAITLITVSYQAIKAALMNPVKSLKTE from the coding sequence ATGTTAAAAAACTATTTAAAAATCGCCTTACGTAATCTTGTAAAAAACAAGGGTTATTCTGCTATAAATATTGGCGGGCTGGCTGTGGGAATGGCCGTTGCAATGCTTATTGGTTTGTGGATTTACGATGAATTGTCTTTTAATAAATCTTTCAGTAATTACAGCCGTATCGCTCAGGTTACTGAACAGGGAATAGAGAAAGACGGGAAAAGATATTCCAATAACTCTCTTCCTTATCCACTCGCTAATGAGTTGAAAGTCAATTACCGGCAATATTTTGAGCATATTCTGCTGGCATACCAGCCGGAAGAATATATACTGACATCCGGTGAAACTGTATTAACACGAAAAGGGGAGTTTATTGAAGCAGGAGCACCGGAAATGCTCACTTTAAATATGTTGAAAGGAACACGGGCAGGATTGAAAGATCCGCATTCAATCCTGCTTTCAGCTTCTGCTGCAACGGCTTTGTTTGGAGATTCCGATCCTATTGATAAACCTATCCGGATCAATAAAGATATTGAAGCCAAAGTAACAGGTGTTTATGAGGATTTACCCCACAATTCGGAATTTCATGATATAAAATTTCTTGCACCCTTCGATCTTTATACCATAACAAATCCGTGGGTAAAGGAACAGCAATGGGATAACTGGTTTTTATCCATTTATGCTCAGATCAAACCAGGTGAGGACTTTGGAAACGTTTCCCGGCTCATTAAAGACATTGAGATAAACCATATTAAAAACCTGACAGGCAGCAAGGAACAAATTGCGAAAAAGCCTCAGATTGCCCTGCTTCCCATGAGCCGCTGGCATTTGTATGGCGGTTATTATATGTCCGATACCGGCCCGGTGAGAATGGTCTGGCTAATTGGCCTCATTGGAGCTTTTGTATTACTCCTGGCTTGTATCAATTTTATGAATCTGTCTACTGCACGTTCGATAAAACGTGCCAAAGAAGTAGGTATCCGTAAAGCCATTGGATCACAACGCGGACAACTGGCCGGACAATTTTTGAGTGAATCTTTTTTAATTGTCATTCTGTCCTTACTCTTATCTATTATACTGGTTATCTTTTCTTTAACCTGGTTCAACGGCATTGCCGGCAAGCAGTTAATCATACCGTGTACTAATTTTTACTTTTGGTTAACGACATCCGGTTTTATCATTTTAACAGGATTTTTGGCTGGAAGTTATCCAGCAATATATTTATCGTCGTTTCAGCCGGTTAAAGTCCTGAAAGGTACCATTACTATGGGACGGTTTGCAGCCATTCCGCGAAAGGTCTTAATCGTCCTGCAATTTACTGTTTCGGTGACTTTAATTATTGGTACGCTTCTCGTTTACAGACAGATACAGTTTGCGAAAAATCGCCCGGTTGGTTATAATAAAGAAAGCTTGTTGCTTGTTGAAAAGAAAACAGCTGATTTTAAAGATAAATATGAATTACTGCGTAATGAGCTGAAAAACACTGGCGTTGTTTCAGAAGTAGCACAATCGCGAAGTTCTGCAACGGGAATAACAATGTGGAATGGCGGTTTCTCCCGAAACGGCAGTGCATTTGATTGTCCGACCGGTTGCGGTACTTTGCCGGTAAGCATCGAATACGGGAACACAATCGGATGGCAATTTAAAGCAGGAAGAGACTTTGGCAATGCTTTCGCAACAGATTCCGCCGGTTTTATTATTAACGAATCATTTGCCAGATTAATCGGATTAAAAAATCCGGTTGGAGAAAGTATTGTATGGGGGCCAGGCCACCGTAAACCCAAAACTTACACAATACTCGGCGTAGTAAAGGACATGGTTGCATTGTCACCGTATGAAGCGACTGTTCCAACTGTTTTTTTTCTGGAAGACAACTATACCTGGATCAATATCAGGCTTGATCCTTCGATAACGGTCAGGGAAGCTTTGCCTAAAATTGAAGCAGTTTTCAAGAAAATCATTCCTGCTGTTCCATTCGATTACAGGTTTGCTGACCAAGAATATGCGGCCAAGTTTGCAGCTGAAGAACGGATTGGCAAGCTGGCCTCATTCCTGACAATTCTGGCTGTATTTATTTCCTGCCTCGGACTATTCGGCCTGGCTTCTTTCACAGCCGAGCAGCGTGTTAAAGAAATTGGAATACGTAAGGTACTGGGCGCTTCGGTTGCAAATCTGTGGGCTTTGTTATCCGGCGATTTTGTATTGCTGGTAGTTATCTCATGTTTAATTTCAATACCAATAGCTTATTATTTTCTAAATGACTGGCTTCTTAAGTACCAGTACCGAACCGAAATGTCGTGGTGGATTTTTGCAGCCGCAGGTTTTGGTGCTATGGCCATTACTTTGATAACCGTGAGCTACCAGGCAATTAAGGCTGCGCTGATGAATCCGGTGAAAAGTTTGAAAACGGAGTAG
- a CDS encoding RNA polymerase sigma factor — protein MKQTEDYVYIHNIRNGDPSSFSYLVNRYKDMAYTIALKILRNQEDAEDAAQESFVKAYQQLHTFEGKSKFSTWLYTIVYRISVSKLQKSKVHSFTIDGFNENSYDYAIPQLEQIEAKEYQFYIKRAIQKLPDAEALLITLFYLNENTVKEIEEITGLSASNIKVKLFRARKILEKELRFLM, from the coding sequence ATGAAACAAACCGAAGACTACGTCTACATCCATAATATCAGGAATGGAGATCCATCTTCTTTTTCATATTTGGTAAACCGGTATAAGGATATGGCTTATACGATTGCTTTAAAAATCCTTCGTAACCAGGAAGATGCGGAGGATGCCGCACAGGAAAGTTTTGTGAAAGCATACCAGCAACTGCATACATTTGAAGGGAAATCAAAATTTTCAACCTGGCTTTATACTATTGTTTACCGTATATCTGTTTCGAAGCTGCAAAAAAGCAAAGTTCACTCGTTTACAATTGATGGTTTCAATGAGAATTCTTATGATTATGCTATTCCCCAACTAGAACAGATTGAAGCAAAGGAGTATCAGTTTTATATTAAAAGAGCAATTCAGAAATTACCGGATGCCGAAGCATTACTGATTACATTGTTTTACCTGAATGAAAATACAGTCAAAGAAATTGAAGAAATAACAGGGCTAAGTGCTTCGAATATTAAAGTAAAATTATTCAGGGCGAGGAAAATACTTGAAAAGGAATTACGATTTTTGATGTGA
- a CDS encoding DUF4833 domain-containing protein — protein MFPQQTIIRILTIVFILITPTIVAAQTTLYPNGRELNEINGYPVPSGKPDMLFYLQRSLDLNSVIYEAKYTDARTGQRKLDTDEPVNIYWLIHDKEHSMKPLSRLQRLGYGVRSESTDDEIVQLKLVAYREMAILLKPSLKENKYDAHVSLEGKDVLLKKVFINIDGGTKLSPNVTFIEITGTEAQTGRKIVHRIKP, from the coding sequence ATGTTTCCACAACAGACGATTATACGAATTTTAACAATCGTATTCATTCTCATTACCCCAACAATAGTAGCCGCACAAACTACACTTTACCCAAACGGGCGGGAATTAAATGAGATAAACGGATATCCTGTTCCTTCCGGCAAACCTGATATGCTTTTTTACCTTCAGCGTTCACTCGACCTGAACTCGGTAATATATGAGGCAAAATATACAGATGCCAGGACCGGACAACGAAAGCTGGACACGGACGAGCCAGTTAATATTTACTGGCTGATCCATGATAAAGAGCACAGCATGAAACCACTTTCAAGATTACAAAGACTTGGCTATGGCGTTAGGTCTGAGAGTACTGATGATGAGATTGTGCAATTGAAACTGGTTGCTTACCGCGAAATGGCCATATTATTAAAACCATCGTTAAAGGAAAATAAGTATGACGCGCACGTCTCGCTGGAAGGAAAAGATGTTCTTCTGAAAAAAGTATTTATCAATATTGACGGAGGAACAAAACTGAGCCCTAATGTAACTTTTATCGAAATTACTGGTACCGAAGCCCAAACGGGAAGAAAAATAGTACACCGAATTAAACCTTAA